From Xyrauchen texanus isolate HMW12.3.18 chromosome 12, RBS_HiC_50CHRs, whole genome shotgun sequence, one genomic window encodes:
- the cacng4b gene encoding calcium channel, voltage-dependent, gamma subunit 4b — MAWCDRGIQMLLATIGAFVAFSLMSIAIGTDYWLYSRAYICNVTNITTDETQTQPKKVRGDLTHSGLWRICCIEGINKGSCYRINHFPDDNDYDTDSSEYLLRIVRASSVFPILSTILLLLGGLCVGVGRLYSKMNNILLSAGILFVAAGLSNIIGIIVYISSNAGDPSDKRDEDKKNQYNYGWSFYFGALSFIVAEAVAVLAINIYIEKNKVRFKARREFIKSTSSSSPYSRMPSFRYRRRHSRSSSRSTEASREASPVGMKLMSSVPLGEISMYTLTRDPHKSGTDSNYSPDHDSGFLQVHNCFSKDLNDGINRRTTPV, encoded by the exons ATGGCGTGGTGTGACCGTGGGATTCAGATGCTGCTGGCCACCATCGGTGCTTTTGTGGCGTTTAGTTTGATGAGCATTGCGATCGGGACCGACTATTGGCTTTATTCTCGGGCTTATATCTGTAATGTCACCAACATCACCACGGACGAGACGCAAACGCAACCCAAGAAGGTCCGCGGAGATCTCACGCACTCCGGGCTGTGGAGGATCTGTTGCATTGAAG GTATTAACAAAGGAAGTTGTTACCGAATCAATCATTTCCCGGATGATAATGATTATGACACAGACAGCTCAGAGTATCTCTTAC GTATCGTGCGTGCCTCCAGTGTGTTTCCCATCCTCAGTACCATCCTGCTGTTGCTGGGGGGGCTGTGTGTGGGGGTGGGACGCCTCTACAGCAAGATGAACAACATATTACTCAGCGCAGGAATACTGTTTGTTGCAGCAG GTCTAAGCAACATCATCGGCATAATCGTCTACATCTCCAGCAATGCCGGTGACCCCAGCGACAAGCGAGACGAAGACAAGAAGAACCAGTATAACTATGGCTGGTCCTTCTACTTTGGAGCGCTCTCGTTCATCGTGGCAGAAGCAGTAGCTGTTCTGGCCATTAATATCTATATTGAAAAGAACAAAGTACGCTTCAAAGCACGGCGGGAGTTCATCAAGTCTACCTCATCGTCTTCACCTTATTCTCGCATGCCTAGTTTCCGTTACCGCCGACGGCACTCACGCTCCAGCTCTCGCTCCACGGAAGCGTCCCGCGAGGCATCACCTGTGGGCATGAAGCTGATGAGCTCAGTGCCTTTAGGAGAGATAAGCATGTACACGTTGACAAGAGACCCCCACAAGTCAGGGACAGACAGCAACTACAGCCCTGACCATGATTCTGGATTTCTCCAAGTGCACAACTGCTTTTCCAAAGATCTTAATGATGGTATAAACA